A segment of the Gemmatimonadota bacterium genome:
CTGAAACTGTTTCTGAAATCATTATCAAGGAGGGTCTCATGGATCTGATCCGCGAATCATCTCTTATCCAATACTTTAAGCGAGAAGGCAGAGAGGAAGGTTTTGAGCAAGGCCAAAGAAAAAGTACGCTTGAAGATATCCTCGAAGTATTGGAGATTCGATTTGATCTGGATGAAGCACATCCTCTATCTGACCGCATTGCCACTATTGACGATTTACAACGCCTGAAGCAGTTGCTTCGTACGGCGATACAGGTCTCCAATCTCGATGAATTTGAACGCATGTTAGATGCAATGGCGTAACGCGATTGCCCAACATAAGGTGTATTTGGGGATGACTTATCTGAATACACAGCAACCTGCTGAATCGTCAATGTTCAAACGCAATGTCAAAGTCAAGGAAAGCAATATGAAAGCAAGGATCGTTGGAGAGCGGCAGTCAGATGTGGTGCCGGCACCGGTGCCGGAGCCGAAGGAGGATTGGGCGGTGGTGAAGGTGCATGCTTCGGCGATGTGTACGGAGTACAAGACGTGGTTGGCGGGTGATCGGCGCGAGGTGATTGGGCACGAGGGGGCGGGCGAGGTGGTGGCGGTGGCGCAGCCGGGGCGGGTGAAGGTGGGGGACCGGGTTACGGTGATGCCGCAGTATCCGTGTGGCAATTGCGCTTTGTGTCGATCTGGTGATTATATCTATTGCGAGGATACATACAACTTTGCCGAGTTTACCGGCAGCCGCGATGGCAGCGGTACGTTTGCCCATTATGTGGTCAAGCCCTCGTGGCTTTTGTTGCCGATCCCGGAGCGGGTTACGTACGAGCAGGCGACAATGGCGATTGACGGTATCGGCGCTTCTTTTGGGGGCATGCAGGCCATTGGCGTGGGTGCTTTTGATACGGTTCTGATTACGGGCTTGGGTCCGGTGGGGCTTGGCGGGATTATCAATGCGCGGTTCCGCGGGGCGCGGGTGCTGGCGGTGGAGCCTGCACCGTGGCGCGCTGCACTCGGTCTCGAGTTGGGCGCAGAGGTGGTGCTGCATCCTCAGGATGATCCGCTTGCGCGTATTCGAGATTTGACAGGTGGTCGCGGGGTTGATTGTGCGGTGGATTGTTCTGGTTCGGTGGCGGGCGAGCGGCTGTGTATTGATGCGGTGCGGCGGCGCGGACGAGTGGCTTTTGTCGGCGAGTGTTCCCAGGAATTGCCGATTAAGGTGAGCCCAGATTTGATTCGCAAAGGGTTGCTGGTGTCGGGGAATTGGCTGTACAATATGCAGGATTACGAGGGCGTGATGCAGGTGATCGCGGAGTCGCCTCTGATTGATAAGCTGATTAGCCACGTTATGCCGATGAGCAAAATTCAGGAGGCTTTCGGTCTCTTAGCTGCTGGCGAAGCCGCAAAGATCGTGCTTCATCCCTGGGCGTAGTGCGTTTCTTTCAGTACACTTTTAAGCCATGCCCTGGCGCGCCTGCGATACGGACTTTCTCTGTGCATCCACAGGTCTGTATGCGGGTGGACGATTTTGCCTTCGGGGATGTTGAATATCTGGTCGGTTGGTACGTTCAAAAATGTGAATTGCGCCAGGTCGAGGTGTGCGTTGAGGAATTGGTCTTTTACCCTGCTGGCGTTCTGCCCGCAGATGAGTACGGGTCTGCCTTTTATCCGTGCGAGGCGGGTGAGAGCGGATGCGCGATCACTCTCTGGATAATCCCATTCCCTTTCGCCGTCAAAATGGTCGTGGGTGAAGATGCCTTTCCAATAGGCTGCGATCTCGTCATCCGCAAGGCCGATGTAGCTGGTGCCTATGGCTCCGCGCGAGAAGCCGCATATGAATATGTTGTGCAGGTCGCCTCCAAATTTTTTACAGATCCGGGGGAGATTGGTTTTGCAGTAGTTCACGGTTGCTTGCTTGTCGCCCCACCATGTGACGGCATTTTCTTTTTTTTTCTTTTCCACATAGGGCAGGGTTACCCATATAAGTCCTCGCCCTCCACTTATCCCATAGCCCAGGTTCGCGTCTTCTACCTTACCCGTTGACTTACACGGTTCCCATTTGTTGCCGGTGTATTCGACGATGACGGGATATTTGCGCCCGGGTTGCCAGTCTATGGGCAGGTATAGCGCGTGGTGTACATCGGTTCCTCTGTACTCCGGTGCAGTTTGACGCACACGCTTGCCCGGCGCAGGCGGTCCATCCGTCATAGCCGGTGTTATGAGGTCTAATGGCATGGTCTCTCTATTTGCGGGATCTGTTCAGGATTCCAATTCGTCGAGCCAGCGCGCTACGACCTGACTGCCTTTTTGTATTTCAGAGATGGCTTCGTGGTCGGGTTGCTCCTGTTCGTCGATCAGGCCTTTTCGTCGGAAGCGGTTTCGGATATAACCGCCACAAAGATGCGCGCCTATTGCGCCGGGATTTTTCAGGAGGCCATAGAGGGCTTCGGCATACCATTTTCCATCCGCGAGATGATATTCCCCATCCAGATATTTTCCGCTGTCATCCGCGATGGTTTCTCGGGGACGGGATCCGTCTGCCCATAGAACCGGCTTTCCCG
Coding sequences within it:
- a CDS encoding zinc-binding dehydrogenase; translated protein: MKARIVGERQSDVVPAPVPEPKEDWAVVKVHASAMCTEYKTWLAGDRREVIGHEGAGEVVAVAQPGRVKVGDRVTVMPQYPCGNCALCRSGDYIYCEDTYNFAEFTGSRDGSGTFAHYVVKPSWLLLPIPERVTYEQATMAIDGIGASFGGMQAIGVGAFDTVLITGLGPVGLGGIINARFRGARVLAVEPAPWRAALGLELGAEVVLHPQDDPLARIRDLTGGRGVDCAVDCSGSVAGERLCIDAVRRRGRVAFVGECSQELPIKVSPDLIRKGLLVSGNWLYNMQDYEGVMQVIAESPLIDKLISHVMPMSKIQEAFGLLAAGEAAKIVLHPWA